A segment of the Candidatus Methanomethylicota archaeon genome:
GAAACTTCTTCTCCTAATCCTAATGGAGTATGCCCAAATCTTTTAACTAAATCAAATAAAATAATACTATTTGGAGGAAATATGAATACTTTAGCCACTTAATTTCACAACTCCTTCTTCTATTTTATTTAACCAAAATCTTACTTTTAATATTATTTCATTTAATTTATCTCTTTGAATACTCACTCCTCTAACTACACCAGTAACAATATCCACAATTATTCCAAGACATTCTACTTTATCAGGAGGTGGACGAACTATCCTTGTAATTATACCAACTTTTGCAAAATCTTCATAATCCACAGGTGCTTCACAAACAATAATAACAGGAATATCAATATATCTTAAAAAAGTTCTTGCTTTATATACAACATGACCTAATATACCACCTAAATGAAGAATTGCAAGTTTGAATCTTTTTATTTGAAGAATTTCTTTTTCATTTATTCCTGCCATTGTTCCTCCTGGTGCTCCACCATATGGTGAATCAGGAGGTACGCCTGATCCTGATTCTAATACTAATACACTAGTCCTTATGCCTTGTTCTCTAAGTCCATAAGTTATTTCACATATTGGTTTTGTAATATGCCTCT
Coding sequences within it:
- the mcrC gene encoding methyl-coenzyme M reductase I operon protein C, yielding MIGRSSQIVDCREAQGVGIGGGLAQRGTISESERFDVIAIAMSPSKRHITKPICEITYGLREQGIRTSVLVLESGSGVPPDSPYGGAPGGTMAGINEKEILQIKRFKLAILHLGGILGHVVYKARTFLRYIDIPVIIVCEAPVDYEDFAKVGIITRIVRPPPDKVECLGIIVDIVTGVVRGVSIQRDKLNEIILKVRFWLNKIEEGVVKLSG